The Ramlibacter sp. PS4R-6 nucleotide sequence CCGACGACGCCAAGGTGCAATTGCGCCGTACGGAGTTCGTCGGCCCGCAGGTCGGCGACGAGCTCGCCAGCGACGGCCTGAAGGCGCTGGCGATGGTGGTGGTGGGCATCGTCGTGTACCTTGCCTTCCGCTTCGAGTGGAAGTTCGCGGTGGCGGCCATCATCGCCAACCTGCACGACGTGGTGATCATCCTGGGCTTCTTCGCCTTCTTCCAGTGGGAGTTCTCGCTGGCGGTGCTGGCGGCGGTGCTGGCGGTGCTGGGCTATTCGGTGAACGAGTCCGTGGTCATCTTCGACCGGATCCGCGAGAACTTCCGGCGCTTCCGCAAGATGACCACCATCCAGATCATCGACAACGCCATCACGTCGACGATCAGCCGCACCATCATCACGCACGGCTGCACGCAGGCCATGGTGCTGTCCATGCTGCTGTTCGGCGGCCCCACCCTGCACCACTTCGCGCTGGCGCTGACCATCGGCATCTGCTTCGGCATCTACTCGTCGGTGTTCGTCGCCGCGGCCATCGCGATGTGGCTGGGCATCAAGCGCGACGACCTCGTGAAGGCGCCCGCGCGCCGCGAGGGCGATCCCAACGACCCCAACGCCGGCGCCACGGTGTAGGCCGCAAGGACGACGACGCTTGGCCACGCATCGCACTCCCGCCAACGGCCCCGCAGTCGCACGCAAGGCGCGGGAGCAGTTCGTCGCCAACGTCTCGGCGCTGCTCGGCCCGCTGGGCACGCAGATCCGCGCGCGCCTGCTCGAGCTGGCGCAGACCCCGGGAGGCTCCCGCGAGATGCAGGAGCGCCGCGACGCGATGATGGACTTCGACAAGAAGGGCCCCGCGTTCGTGAGCGGCACCGCCAAGGCCTGGCAGAAGGCGGTCGAGCCGCCGACGGCCACCGGGATGATGCGGCTGGACGCGATGATGAACCTGCAGCTGGTCGGCGAGGACGTGGTCGACCGCAAGATCATGTCCTCGCGCCTGGCGCTGGTCATCGGCGAGAAGGCGGTGTGGGACCTGAACGACCTGAAGGTGCGCATCCAGCACCTGGAGGGCGAGGACCAGTCCACCACCGACATCCTGCGGCCCGAGACGCTGTGCCTCACGCTGGTCGAGCAGTGGGGCGCGGCGGGCCTGTCGAACGAGGCGTGGAACCTGGTGCAGGACCTGGTGCTGAAGGTCATGCTGGAGACGGTCCCGAAGGCCTACACGCAGCTCAATGAATTCCTGGTCGCGAACAACGTGTTGCGCGACATCGACTTCAGCGCGCGCGTGCGCCGCGGTGCCAACGCGCCCGCGCAGCCGCGGCCGCCCCAGCAGCAGGCACCCGGCGAGCAGCCGCCGCAGGACTCCGGCCCCGGCACCGCCGGCGCGCCCATGGGCGGCGGCGGTGGTGGTGACTGGGGTGGTGGCGGCGGCGGTGGCGGCATGCCTGCGGGCGGTGTCGCCGGGGCCGGCGGCAGCTACGGTTTTCCGGAAACGACGTACGTCGGCGGCGGCTATGGCGCACCGGCCGGCGGCGGCGGTGGTGGCGGTGGTGGTGGTGGATACGCTGGCGGCGGGCAAGCCGCCGGGGCCGCCGGCGGCTACGCACCGCAGGGTGGTGGCGGCGCGATGCCCCAGGGTGGCGGCGGCCATGCGCCGCAAGGCGGCTACGGCGCCCCGGCCGGCGGCGCGCCGCAGGGACCGATGGGCGGCAACGGCCAGGCCGGTGCGCCCATGGGTGCGCGCGGCGCCGGCGGCGCGCAGCACACGGGCGGCGGGCACGCGTCCACCGGCCATGCGCCGCACACGGGCATCTCCGACGAGACGCGCATGATGACGTCCAGCCCGCCGCTCGCGCGGGCGCGGGCGCGGGCCAGCGGCGTCATCGGCCAGCTCAAGCGGCTGCTCACCGATCGCGTGGCCGGCTACGACGCGGCGCCGGCGACGCGGCCTTCGCCCGCGCTGGCCGAGGCGCTGTCGCACGAGATCTCGCGCGTGCACGACACGGTCGTCGAGCATACGCGCGGCGGCGCCGCGGGCGCCGGCGCCGGCGACGAGGACGCGATCGTCGTCTACGACGACGCCGCCGTGCAGCGCGTCGCGGTCGACCTGCGCCAGCGCACCGGCGAGCTCAAGAAGAAGGCCAACACCGACAGCGAGAAGGCCACGATCGAGATCGTGGCGCTGATGTTCCAGGCGATCCTCGCCGAGGAGCGCATCCCCGCGGCCATCCGCGTGTGGTTCGCGCGCCTGCAGATGCCGGTGCTGCGCGTGGCCATCGGCGAGCCCGAGTTCTTCAGCACGCTGGAGCATCCGGCGCGCCAGCTGATCGACCGCATGGGCTCGGTGGTGATGGGCTTCGACGCCGGCTCCATCAACGGCAGCGCGCTGGAGCTCGAGATCAAGCGCATCGTGCAGGTGATCGAGCAGTACCCCGAGACGGGCCGGCGCGTGTTCCAGCTGGTGTACGAGGAGTTCCAGAAGTTCCTCGCCAAGTTCCTCACCGAGGAGCAGTCGCGCCAGAAGGTGGTCAGCGTCGCGCAGCAGGTCGAGCAGAAGGAAACGATGGCGATCCAGTACACCATCGAGATGCGCAAGCTGCTCGCCGACATGCCGGTGCGCGAGGAAATCCGCGAGTTCCTGTTCAAGGTGTGGGCCGAGGTGCTGGCGCTGGCCGCCGTCAAGCACGGCCCCAAGAACGAGGAGACGCTGGCCTTCAAGGCGGCGGCCTCCGAGCTGGTGTGGGCCGCCAGCGCCAAGCCCAACCGCAGCGAGCGCGCCAAGGTGATCCAGGACCTGCCCAAGTTGCTCGGGCGCCTGCGCCAGGGCATGGCGCTGGTGGGCATCACGGGCAAGGCGCAGGAAGCGCAGGTCAAGGCGATCGGCGACATCTTCGCCGACGCGTTCCTGTCCAAGACCGAGGCGATCCCGCAGGACCGCATCGACGCGATGACCAAGCGGCTGGAGAACCTCGAGGACTTCGTCGGCGAGGACCCGGACACCGACCTGCCGCTGGACCGCGAGAGCATCGAGATGATGCTGGGCATCGACGCCTCGATGATCGAGGTGATCGCCGACGGCGGCTCCAAGCCGAACGCCGCCATGATCTCCTGGGCCAACGAGCTGCAGCTGGGCAACTGGTTCGCGCTGGACCACAACGGCGCCACCACGCAGGTGCAGTACGTGTGGCGCAGCGAGCGCAAGCAGCTGCACCTGTTCGCCGCGCGCGGCGGCCGCAGCTACCTGGTGCAGGCCAAGCGCCTGGCGGCCTACCTGCAGGCGGGCCTGCTGCTGCCGGCCGAGGAAGAAGCGCTCACCGTGCGCGCCACGCGCGACGCGCTCGCGAAACTCGACGCGAACCCCGAACGGCTGTTCCAGTAAGGAGCGCCAAGGGCGCGCGTGGCGCGCCGTTCAGTGCGCGATGCGCGACTCCGGCGAGTCGCACAACTCGTCGAGCACCAGGGCGTCGGGCTGCTGCCCGAAGCTCCAGTAGACCATCAGCACGATGATCTTCAGGTCGTCGAGCGACACCGGGTCGCCGGGCGCGGCCATGGCGCGGTCCATCACGATCTCGCGCATCGTCGGCGGCAGCACGCCCGCGCCGGCGAGGAAGGCGATGAAGCCCAGGCACTCGGCGCCCAGGTGTTCCTGCTCCGCCGGCGAATACACGCGCAGGCTGGAAGCCGCTGCGGCGAGCGCGGGCGCTTCTTCGGGAAGGGCGGCGTTCTGCGCCGCGAAGTTCAGGCCGTCGAGCCAGACGAGGGCCGCGTGGATCTCTTCGGGCTCGAAGCCGTGGGCGCTGAGTTTCCGTTCGAGAGTCTGGAGCTCGGGGCATTGGTCGCCCCGCCAGTAGTGTTCGTAGACAAAGACGAGCACATCGAACATTGAGCGCGAATATAACGGCTTTGCCGCCGCGTGCACGCGCGTTTTTGCGCGGTGTTGCGCGGCTGCAATAACCCGGGCGGCGCTCAGGCGCTGGCAATGCGCTGGTACAGGCCGCCCGCCAGGCGCGCAACCTGCCCCGCCAGTTCCAGTTCGAGCAGGCGCGCCTGCAGCTGCGGCGCGGCGATGCCGGTGCGGGCGACGAGCGCATCGAGCGTGGACGGATCGAACCCCAGTGCGTCGAGCACCGCATCGCCGCCTGCGGCCGGTGCGCGCAGCGGCGCGGTGGCGGCGGCCGCGCGGCCCGCGAGCTGCGGCAGCTCCTCCAGCACGTCCTGCGCGGTCTCCACCAGCTTGGCGCCCTGCTTGATCAGCGCATGGCAGCCGCGCGACTGCGGCGAGTGGATGGAGCCGGGGATCGCGAACACCTCCTTGCCCTGCTCCGCCGCCTGCTTCGCGGTGATGAGCGAGCCCGACTGCAGCGCCGCCTCCACCACCACGGTGCCATGGGTGAGCGCCGCGATGATGCGGTTGCGCTTGGGGAAGTTGGGCGCCAGCGGCGGCGTGCCCACCGGGTATTCGCTGACGATCAGCCCGCGCGCGGCGATGCGGTGGGCGAGGTCGCGGTGCTGCTTGGGATAGACGCGGTCCAGGCCCGTGCCGACGACGGCGACGGTGGCCACCGTGCCCGGGGCCGCGCCGGCCAGCGCGCCTTCGTGCGCTGCGCCGTCGATGCCCAGCGCCAGGCCCGAGACCACGGTGAGACCCGAGCGCGCGAAGCTCTCGGCGAAGGCGCGCGCGTTGGCCACGCCTTGCGCCGTCGCGTTGCGGCTGCCGACGATGGCGATGCCGTCGGGCCACGGCGTCGGCGGCTCGCCGGTCACGTACAGCACCAGCGGCGGGTCGGCGATCTGCAGCAGCCCCGGCGGGTAGCGCGCATCGGCCAGCGTGAGGACGTGGCGCGGCGCGTCGGCGTCGCCGGCCTCCAGCCATTGCAGCGTGCGCTCGACCTGCTGCGCGAAATCCTCATGCGGCGTTGCGAGGGCCTCGGCCTCCTGCGGGCCGACGACCTGTTTCAGCGCGGCGAGGGGCTGGGCGATGACGGT carries:
- the secF gene encoding protein translocase subunit SecF; this encodes MEFFRIRRDIPFMENALVFNVVSFLTFAAAVFFLVTRGLHLSVEFTGGTVMEVGYSQPADVEKVRRTVAGLGFQDVQVQNFGTSRDVLIRLPAQKGVSSAQQSDKVLAALKADDAKVQLRRTEFVGPQVGDELASDGLKALAMVVVGIVVYLAFRFEWKFAVAAIIANLHDVVIILGFFAFFQWEFSLAVLAAVLAVLGYSVNESVVIFDRIRENFRRFRKMTTIQIIDNAITSTISRTIITHGCTQAMVLSMLLFGGPTLHHFALALTIGICFGIYSSVFVAAAIAMWLGIKRDDLVKAPARREGDPNDPNAGATV
- a CDS encoding DUF1631 family protein; translated protein: MATHRTPANGPAVARKAREQFVANVSALLGPLGTQIRARLLELAQTPGGSREMQERRDAMMDFDKKGPAFVSGTAKAWQKAVEPPTATGMMRLDAMMNLQLVGEDVVDRKIMSSRLALVIGEKAVWDLNDLKVRIQHLEGEDQSTTDILRPETLCLTLVEQWGAAGLSNEAWNLVQDLVLKVMLETVPKAYTQLNEFLVANNVLRDIDFSARVRRGANAPAQPRPPQQQAPGEQPPQDSGPGTAGAPMGGGGGGDWGGGGGGGGMPAGGVAGAGGSYGFPETTYVGGGYGAPAGGGGGGGGGGGYAGGGQAAGAAGGYAPQGGGGAMPQGGGGHAPQGGYGAPAGGAPQGPMGGNGQAGAPMGARGAGGAQHTGGGHASTGHAPHTGISDETRMMTSSPPLARARARASGVIGQLKRLLTDRVAGYDAAPATRPSPALAEALSHEISRVHDTVVEHTRGGAAGAGAGDEDAIVVYDDAAVQRVAVDLRQRTGELKKKANTDSEKATIEIVALMFQAILAEERIPAAIRVWFARLQMPVLRVAIGEPEFFSTLEHPARQLIDRMGSVVMGFDAGSINGSALELEIKRIVQVIEQYPETGRRVFQLVYEEFQKFLAKFLTEEQSRQKVVSVAQQVEQKETMAIQYTIEMRKLLADMPVREEIREFLFKVWAEVLALAAVKHGPKNEETLAFKAAASELVWAASAKPNRSERAKVIQDLPKLLGRLRQGMALVGITGKAQEAQVKAIGDIFADAFLSKTEAIPQDRIDAMTKRLENLEDFVGEDPDTDLPLDRESIEMMLGIDASMIEVIADGGSKPNAAMISWANELQLGNWFALDHNGATTQVQYVWRSERKQLHLFAARGGRSYLVQAKRLAAYLQAGLLLPAEEEALTVRATRDALAKLDANPERLFQ
- a CDS encoding DUF494 domain-containing protein, with amino-acid sequence MFDVLVFVYEHYWRGDQCPELQTLERKLSAHGFEPEEIHAALVWLDGLNFAAQNAALPEEAPALAAAASSLRVYSPAEQEHLGAECLGFIAFLAGAGVLPPTMREIVMDRAMAAPGDPVSLDDLKIIVLMVYWSFGQQPDALVLDELCDSPESRIAH
- the dprA gene encoding DNA-processing protein DprA, with the protein product MDREELAGWLRLALPGVGNQSARRLLAAFGLPATVIAQPLAALKQVVGPQEAEALATPHEDFAQQVERTLQWLEAGDADAPRHVLTLADARYPPGLLQIADPPLVLYVTGEPPTPWPDGIAIVGSRNATAQGVANARAFAESFARSGLTVVSGLALGIDGAAHEGALAGAAPGTVATVAVVGTGLDRVYPKQHRDLAHRIAARGLIVSEYPVGTPPLAPNFPKRNRIIAALTHGTVVVEAALQSGSLITAKQAAEQGKEVFAIPGSIHSPQSRGCHALIKQGAKLVETAQDVLEELPQLAGRAAAATAPLRAPAAGGDAVLDALGFDPSTLDALVARTGIAAPQLQARLLELELAGQVARLAGGLYQRIASA